A window from Pseudoliparis swirei isolate HS2019 ecotype Mariana Trench chromosome 17, NWPU_hadal_v1, whole genome shotgun sequence encodes these proteins:
- the slc1a4 gene encoding neutral amino acid transporter A isoform X2 encodes MVAVGNDTNGTTLYQKVPIGTETDGMNILGLVLFAMVFGVALRKLGDEGEELIRFFNAFNEATMVLVSWIMWYIPFGVMFLVGSKIVEMENVVLLVTSLGKYIFASILGHVIHGGIVLPLIYFGFTRKNPYSFLSGLITPFTTAFATCSSSATLPSMIKCVEENNGVDKHISRFILPIGATVNMDGAAIFQCIAAVFIAQLNNIELNAGQIFTILVTATASSVGAAGIPAGGIITIAIILEAIGLPTNDLSLMLAVDWIVDRTTTVVNVEGDALGAGILHHINQQEMKKKKQVQPDWELAEIRVEAVANVQAEEETSPLVMHQTKASAVPLEAIESVL; translated from the exons ATGGTTGCTGTAGGGAACGACACCAATGGAACAACACTTTATCAAAAG gtGCCTATTGGTACCGAAACAGATGGCATGAACATCCTAGGTCTGGTGTTATTTGCCATGGTGTTCGGCGTGGCGCTGAGGAAGCTGGGAGATGAGGGGGAAGAACTCATCCGCTTCTTCAACGCCTTTAATGAGGCCACCATGGTGCTGGTGTCCTGGATCATGTG GTACATCCCTTTTGGCGTCATGTTCCTGGTGGGCAGTAAGATTGTGGAGATGGAAAATGTGGTTCTTCTAGTCACCAGTCTGGGGAAATACATCTTCGCCTCGATCCTGGGCCACGTCATCCACGGAGGCATCGTCCTGCCCCTCATCTACTTTGGCTTCACACGCAAGAACCCTTACAGCTTCCTGTCAGGCCTCATCACGCCCTTCACCACAGCCTTCGCCACCTGCTCCAG CTCAGCAACTCTGCCCTCTATGATAAAATGTGTGGAAGAGAACAACGGTGTGGACAAGCACATCAGCCGCTTCATCCTCCCCATCGGGGCCACTGTCAACATGGACGGGGCGGCCATATTCCAGTGCATTGCTGCCGTCTTCATCGCTCAGCTCAACAATATTGAACTGAACGCCGGGCAGATCTTCACCATTCT GGTCACAGCCACAGCATCGAGTGTGGGAGCAGCTGGCATCCCAGCCGGCGGCATCATCACCATCGCCATCATCCTTGAGGCCATTGGCCTGCCGACAAACGACCTGTCCCTCATGCTGGCTGTTGACTGGATTGT AGATCGCACCACCACGGTGGTGAATGTGGAGGGCGACGCTCTGGGTGCCGGAATCCTCCACCATATCAACCagcaggagatgaagaagaagaagcaggtgCAGCCGGACTGGGAACTGGCGGAGATCCGGGTGGAGGCGGTGGCCAACGttcaggcggaggaggagacctcGCCACTCGTCATGCACCAAACCAAAGCCTCGGCGGTCCCGTTGGAAGCCATTGAGTCCGTCCTGTGA